In Phalacrocorax aristotelis chromosome 6, bGulAri2.1, whole genome shotgun sequence, one DNA window encodes the following:
- the LOC142058661 gene encoding U3 small nucleolar RNA-interacting protein 2-like isoform X2 — MAAVGSCRAKAPRGVAGRRRPRAAVLGAERRSRAAAVRPVDEEVSSDSEPESPSLGRRRRREAAVEEEVEETPQEKKLRLAKLYLEELRQHEEERAAAEEEEETHPADLIGDRLKEDVLEQKGRLQRLVAKDVQPPDPASIRVLRGHQLPVTCLVISPDDRFIFSASKDGSLIKWEVESGKRLCVVPGGKKGTEERHMGHASHVLCMAISSDGKYLATGDRNKLIMVWDTATCKRLHIFTGHRDAVSGLSFRKGTHQLYSASHDRCVKVWNVAENAYMETLFGHQDVITGLDSLSRECCVTAGGRDGTVRLWKIPEESQLVFYGHQGSIDCIQLINEEHMVSGADDGSVALWGLAKKKPLALARQAHGMQDAQGVQQPYWISAVAALRNSDLLATGSHSASVKLWKCSEGFRKLEPLWAIPLVGFVNSLEFSAAGDFLVAGLGQEHRLGRWWRIKEAKNSICIIPLKRRATAPSSHVPDSS; from the exons ATGGCGGCGGTGGGCAGCTGTAGGGCCAAAGCCCCACGCGGGGTGGCGGgacggcggcggccgcgggcggcg GTCCTGGGCGCCGAGAGGAGGTCGCGGGCGGCGGCCGTCCGGCCCGTCGACGAGGAGGTGTCCAGTGACTCCGAGCCGGAGAG CCCGTCGTtgggacggcggcggcggcgggaggcggcggtagaggaggaggtggaggagacGCCGCAGGAGAAGAAGCTGCGCCTGGCCAAGCTGTACCTGGAGGAGCTCCGCCAGCACG AGGAGGAGCGGGCGgcggcagaggaggaggaggagacgcATCCGGCGGATCTCATCGGCGACCGGCTGAAGGAGGACGTG ctggagcagaagggtCGGCTGCAGCGCCTGGTCGCCAAAGAC GTGCAGCCTCCAGATCCAGCCAGCATTCGAGTGCTGCGGGGGCACCAGCTGCCCGTCACCTGCCTGGTCATCTCTCCAGATGACAGGTTCATCTTTTCGGCTTCCAAGGACGGCTCCCTCATCAAAT GGGAGGTGGAGAGCGGGAAGAGGCTGTGCGTGGTGCCTGGGGGGAAGAAGGGCACCGAGGAGCGGCACATGGGGCACGCATCCCACGTCCTCTGCATGGCCATCTCATCGGATGGCAAGTACCTG GCTACGGGAGACAGGAACAAGCTGATCATGGTCTGGGACACCGCCACCTGCAAGCGCCTGCACATCTTCACTGGGCACCGCGATGCCGTCTCG GGCCTGTCCTTCCGGAAGGGCACGCACCAGCTGTACAGTGCCTCCCATGACCGCTGCGTCAAGGTCTGGAACGTGGCGGAGAACGCATACATGGAGACTCT GTTCGGGCACCAGGATGTCATCACGGGGCTGGACAGCCTGAGCCGTGAGTGCTGTGTGACGGCGGGGGGACGGGACGGCACCGTGCGGCTCTGGAAGATCCCCGAGGAGTCACAGCTCGTGTTTTATGGGCACCA GGGCTCCATTGATTGTATCCAGCTCATCAACGAGGAGCACATGGTGTCGGGTGCCGATGACGG GTCTGTAGCCCTGTGGGGGCTGGCGAAGAAGAAGCCGCTGGCGCTGGCCCGGCAGGCGCACGGCATGCAGGACGCCCAGGGCGTGCAGCAGCCGTACTGGATCTCAGCGGTGGCTGCCCTGCGCAACAGTGACCTCCTGGCTACAG GCTCCCACAGTGCTAGTGTGAAGCTCTGGAAGTGCAGTGAGGGATTTCGGAAGCTGGAGCCCCTCTGGGCTATCCCGTTG gtgggttttgtcAACAGCCTCGAGTTCTCGGCAGCCGGTGACTTCCTGGTGGCCGGCCTCGGGCAGGAGCACCG GCTTGGCCGGTGGTGGAGAATCAAAGAAGCCAAAAACAGCATCTGCATCATCCCCCTGAAGCGGAGGGCTACAGCCCCCAGCTCCCATGTCCCTGACAGCTCCTAG
- the LOC142058661 gene encoding U3 small nucleolar RNA-interacting protein 2-like isoform X1, protein MAAVGSCRAKAPRGVAGRRRPRAAVRAGPGRAGRRGLRSDCPCEVALVGVRVPSRPIPSLGSPRFVPQVLGAERRSRAAAVRPVDEEVSSDSEPESPSLGRRRRREAAVEEEVEETPQEKKLRLAKLYLEELRQHEEERAAAEEEEETHPADLIGDRLKEDVLEQKGRLQRLVAKDVQPPDPASIRVLRGHQLPVTCLVISPDDRFIFSASKDGSLIKWEVESGKRLCVVPGGKKGTEERHMGHASHVLCMAISSDGKYLATGDRNKLIMVWDTATCKRLHIFTGHRDAVSGLSFRKGTHQLYSASHDRCVKVWNVAENAYMETLFGHQDVITGLDSLSRECCVTAGGRDGTVRLWKIPEESQLVFYGHQGSIDCIQLINEEHMVSGADDGSVALWGLAKKKPLALARQAHGMQDAQGVQQPYWISAVAALRNSDLLATGSHSASVKLWKCSEGFRKLEPLWAIPLVGFVNSLEFSAAGDFLVAGLGQEHRLGRWWRIKEAKNSICIIPLKRRATAPSSHVPDSS, encoded by the exons ATGGCGGCGGTGGGCAGCTGTAGGGCCAAAGCCCCACGCGGGGTGGCGGgacggcggcggccgcgggcggcggtgagggccgggccgggccgggcggggcggagggggctGCGGAGTGACTGCCCCTGCGAGGTCGCTCTGGTCGGTGTCCGTGTCCCGTCCCGTCCGATTCCGTCCCTGGGGTCACCCCGGTTCGTTCCTCAGGTCCTGGGCGCCGAGAGGAGGTCGCGGGCGGCGGCCGTCCGGCCCGTCGACGAGGAGGTGTCCAGTGACTCCGAGCCGGAGAG CCCGTCGTtgggacggcggcggcggcgggaggcggcggtagaggaggaggtggaggagacGCCGCAGGAGAAGAAGCTGCGCCTGGCCAAGCTGTACCTGGAGGAGCTCCGCCAGCACG AGGAGGAGCGGGCGgcggcagaggaggaggaggagacgcATCCGGCGGATCTCATCGGCGACCGGCTGAAGGAGGACGTG ctggagcagaagggtCGGCTGCAGCGCCTGGTCGCCAAAGAC GTGCAGCCTCCAGATCCAGCCAGCATTCGAGTGCTGCGGGGGCACCAGCTGCCCGTCACCTGCCTGGTCATCTCTCCAGATGACAGGTTCATCTTTTCGGCTTCCAAGGACGGCTCCCTCATCAAAT GGGAGGTGGAGAGCGGGAAGAGGCTGTGCGTGGTGCCTGGGGGGAAGAAGGGCACCGAGGAGCGGCACATGGGGCACGCATCCCACGTCCTCTGCATGGCCATCTCATCGGATGGCAAGTACCTG GCTACGGGAGACAGGAACAAGCTGATCATGGTCTGGGACACCGCCACCTGCAAGCGCCTGCACATCTTCACTGGGCACCGCGATGCCGTCTCG GGCCTGTCCTTCCGGAAGGGCACGCACCAGCTGTACAGTGCCTCCCATGACCGCTGCGTCAAGGTCTGGAACGTGGCGGAGAACGCATACATGGAGACTCT GTTCGGGCACCAGGATGTCATCACGGGGCTGGACAGCCTGAGCCGTGAGTGCTGTGTGACGGCGGGGGGACGGGACGGCACCGTGCGGCTCTGGAAGATCCCCGAGGAGTCACAGCTCGTGTTTTATGGGCACCA GGGCTCCATTGATTGTATCCAGCTCATCAACGAGGAGCACATGGTGTCGGGTGCCGATGACGG GTCTGTAGCCCTGTGGGGGCTGGCGAAGAAGAAGCCGCTGGCGCTGGCCCGGCAGGCGCACGGCATGCAGGACGCCCAGGGCGTGCAGCAGCCGTACTGGATCTCAGCGGTGGCTGCCCTGCGCAACAGTGACCTCCTGGCTACAG GCTCCCACAGTGCTAGTGTGAAGCTCTGGAAGTGCAGTGAGGGATTTCGGAAGCTGGAGCCCCTCTGGGCTATCCCGTTG gtgggttttgtcAACAGCCTCGAGTTCTCGGCAGCCGGTGACTTCCTGGTGGCCGGCCTCGGGCAGGAGCACCG GCTTGGCCGGTGGTGGAGAATCAAAGAAGCCAAAAACAGCATCTGCATCATCCCCCTGAAGCGGAGGGCTACAGCCCCCAGCTCCCATGTCCCTGACAGCTCCTAG
- the LOC142058661 gene encoding U3 small nucleolar RNA-interacting protein 2-like isoform X3, translating into MAAVLGAERRSRAAAVRPVDEEVSSDSEPESPSLGRRRRREAAVEEEVEETPQEKKLRLAKLYLEELRQHEEERAAAEEEEETHPADLIGDRLKEDVLEQKGRLQRLVAKDVQPPDPASIRVLRGHQLPVTCLVISPDDRFIFSASKDGSLIKWEVESGKRLCVVPGGKKGTEERHMGHASHVLCMAISSDGKYLATGDRNKLIMVWDTATCKRLHIFTGHRDAVSGLSFRKGTHQLYSASHDRCVKVWNVAENAYMETLFGHQDVITGLDSLSRECCVTAGGRDGTVRLWKIPEESQLVFYGHQGSIDCIQLINEEHMVSGADDGSVALWGLAKKKPLALARQAHGMQDAQGVQQPYWISAVAALRNSDLLATGSHSASVKLWKCSEGFRKLEPLWAIPLVGFVNSLEFSAAGDFLVAGLGQEHRLGRWWRIKEAKNSICIIPLKRRATAPSSHVPDSS; encoded by the exons ATGGCGGCG GTCCTGGGCGCCGAGAGGAGGTCGCGGGCGGCGGCCGTCCGGCCCGTCGACGAGGAGGTGTCCAGTGACTCCGAGCCGGAGAG CCCGTCGTtgggacggcggcggcggcgggaggcggcggtagaggaggaggtggaggagacGCCGCAGGAGAAGAAGCTGCGCCTGGCCAAGCTGTACCTGGAGGAGCTCCGCCAGCACG AGGAGGAGCGGGCGgcggcagaggaggaggaggagacgcATCCGGCGGATCTCATCGGCGACCGGCTGAAGGAGGACGTG ctggagcagaagggtCGGCTGCAGCGCCTGGTCGCCAAAGAC GTGCAGCCTCCAGATCCAGCCAGCATTCGAGTGCTGCGGGGGCACCAGCTGCCCGTCACCTGCCTGGTCATCTCTCCAGATGACAGGTTCATCTTTTCGGCTTCCAAGGACGGCTCCCTCATCAAAT GGGAGGTGGAGAGCGGGAAGAGGCTGTGCGTGGTGCCTGGGGGGAAGAAGGGCACCGAGGAGCGGCACATGGGGCACGCATCCCACGTCCTCTGCATGGCCATCTCATCGGATGGCAAGTACCTG GCTACGGGAGACAGGAACAAGCTGATCATGGTCTGGGACACCGCCACCTGCAAGCGCCTGCACATCTTCACTGGGCACCGCGATGCCGTCTCG GGCCTGTCCTTCCGGAAGGGCACGCACCAGCTGTACAGTGCCTCCCATGACCGCTGCGTCAAGGTCTGGAACGTGGCGGAGAACGCATACATGGAGACTCT GTTCGGGCACCAGGATGTCATCACGGGGCTGGACAGCCTGAGCCGTGAGTGCTGTGTGACGGCGGGGGGACGGGACGGCACCGTGCGGCTCTGGAAGATCCCCGAGGAGTCACAGCTCGTGTTTTATGGGCACCA GGGCTCCATTGATTGTATCCAGCTCATCAACGAGGAGCACATGGTGTCGGGTGCCGATGACGG GTCTGTAGCCCTGTGGGGGCTGGCGAAGAAGAAGCCGCTGGCGCTGGCCCGGCAGGCGCACGGCATGCAGGACGCCCAGGGCGTGCAGCAGCCGTACTGGATCTCAGCGGTGGCTGCCCTGCGCAACAGTGACCTCCTGGCTACAG GCTCCCACAGTGCTAGTGTGAAGCTCTGGAAGTGCAGTGAGGGATTTCGGAAGCTGGAGCCCCTCTGGGCTATCCCGTTG gtgggttttgtcAACAGCCTCGAGTTCTCGGCAGCCGGTGACTTCCTGGTGGCCGGCCTCGGGCAGGAGCACCG GCTTGGCCGGTGGTGGAGAATCAAAGAAGCCAAAAACAGCATCTGCATCATCCCCCTGAAGCGGAGGGCTACAGCCCCCAGCTCCCATGTCCCTGACAGCTCCTAG
- the NAA80 gene encoding N-alpha-acetyltransferase 80 isoform X1, which translates to MTLGCFLLLCHAGTEGAGTGRSRQVRRMGSVSEELSLVPLHQKPELLEACAELLGEEWGKSRASRLHTLQRSSDSFPACLLLLRSQGPAEASAAREGPCQLVGHIRLSRVAGRPRDLFVESVVVARALRGQGYGRQLMEATERWARDRGFSCLHLTTHDKQHFYAHLGFVLGKPVQSVAFLSPAIPAEVLQLFSASAGAATTTITRPRVPSAPPPLLPPSAAPPPPPPPPTVVWARGVLAKSSQESLLETPHRDAKGLPIFWMKKDI; encoded by the exons ATGACCTTGGGCTgcttcctgctgctctgccacGCAGGCACTGAGGGCGCGGGAACCGGCAGAAGCAGGCAGG TGAGAAGAATGGGTTCTGTGTCAGAGGAGCTCAGCCTGGTCCCCCTGCACCAGAAGCCGGAGCTGCTGGAGGCCTGCGCCGAGCTGCTGGGCGAGGAGTGGGGGAAGAGCCGGGCATCGCGGCTCCACACGCTCCAGCGCTCCTCGgattccttccctgcctgcctgctgctgctgcggagCCAGGGCCCTGCTGAGGCCTCTGCTGCCCGGGAGGGTCCCTGCCAGCTCGTGGGCCACATCCGGCTCTCCCGCGTGGCCGGCCGTCCCCGCGACCTCTTTGTGGAGAGCGTGGTGGTGGCCCGGGCACTGCGGGGCCAGGGCTATGGGCGGCAGCTGATGGAGGCCACTGAGCGGTGGGCTCGGGATCGGGGCTTCAGCTGTCTGCACCTCACCACCCACGACAAGCAACATTTCTATGCCCACCTGGGCTTTGTCCTGGGCAAGCCAGTGCAGAGCGTTGCCTTCCTGAGCCCCGCCATACCTGCTGAGGTGCTGCAGCTCTTCTCAGCTTCTGCTGGTGCTGCCACCACTACCATCACCAGGCCAAGGGTGCCctctgcccccccacccctcctcccaccctctgccgctccccccccacccccaccccccccgacCGTGGTCTGGGCAAGGGGAGTCCTGGCCAAGAGCAGCCAGGAGAGCCTCCTGGAGACCCCCCACCGTGATGCCAAAGGGCTGCCCATCTTCTGGATGAAGAAGGACATCTGA
- the HYAL3 gene encoding hyaluronidase-3, with protein sequence MVLALVLWACLVLGAAGREHLAPDPLVDDQPFAVVWNVPAGHCQRHFGVGLPLSDYGIVENQDGHFAGQNITIFYKNKFGLYPYVSRQGIPRNGGIPQRVPLDAHLARAARDIRFLLQPAFRGLAVVDWEEWRPLWAQNWGAKRIYQAASEHWVQVQHGLLPARRRHQLARQEFEQAAQALMEETLLLGQTLRPGGLWGFYRFPDCLNGNWAKEANYTGQCRLAEVQRNNQLGWLWAASAALYPSIYLPPAIPPALRRRYVHHRLREALRVAAFGANGLLPVVAYARLSFRHSSRFLEPADLVHTIGESAALGVAGLVLWGDMSYSRSAESCASLRHYLVSTLGPYVANVTAAARECSYRQCHGHGRCVRQQPHDLDSLLHLGPGTSPLASFRCHCYRGWAGKSCAQRVQPSSATFCLAPTHTHDVYGHNDLPPPDTCLPQGTWG encoded by the exons atggTGCTGGCACTGGTGCTGTGGGCCTGCCTGGTGCTGGGCGCAGCTGGCAGGGAGCACCTGGCACCAGACCCCCTGGTGGATGACCAGCCCTTCGCTGTGGTGTGGAACGTCCCTGCTGGCCACTGCCAGCGCCACTTCGGCGTGGGGCTGCCCCTCAGTGACTATGGTATCGTGGAGAACCAGGATGGCCACTTTGCTGGTCAGAACATCACCATCTTCTATAAGAACAAGTTTGGACTGTACCCCTACGTATCACGGCAGGGCATCCCCCGCAATGGGGGCATTCCCCAGCGGGTCCCACTTGATGCCCACCTTGCCAGGGCAGCCAGGGACATCCGCTTCCTCCTGCAACCTGCTTTCCGCGGCCTGGCTGTGGTGGACTGGGAGGAGTGGAGGCCCCTCTGGGCGCAAAACTGGGGGGCCAAGCGGATATACCAGGCAGCCTCAGAGCATTGGGTGCAGGTCCAGCATGGCCTCCTGCCAGCACGGCGGCGTCACCAGCTGGCCCGCCAGGAGTTTGAGCAGGCAGCGCAGGCTCTAATGGAGGAGACGCTTCTGCTGGGCCAGACCCTGCGCCCAGGGGGACTCTGGGGTTTCTACCGCTTTCCTGACTGCCTCAATGGCAACtgggccaaggaggccaactACACTGGGCAGTGTCGGCTGGCAGAGGTGCAGCGCAACAACCAGCTAGGCTGGCTCTGGGCTGCCTCGGCTGCCCTGTACCCCAGCATCTACCTGCCACCGGCAATACCACCTGCCCTGCGCCGCCGCTACGTGCACCACCGGCTGCGTGAGGCCTTGCGTGTGGCTGCCTTTGGGGCCAATGGCCTCCTGCCTGTGGTTGCCTACGCCCGCCTCTCCTTCCGCCACTCATCCCGATTCCTGGAGCCA GCTGACCTAGTGCACACCATTGGGGAGAGCGCAGCACTGGGTGTAGCTGGACTTGTCCTCTGGGGAGACATGTCATACTCCCGCTCAGCT GAGAGCTGTGCCAGCCTGCGCCACTACCTTGTGTCCACCCTGGGTCCCTACGTGGCCAACGTGACAGCAGCAGCCCGGGAGTGTAGCTACAGGCAGTGCCATGGGCATGGGCGCTGTGTGCGCCAGCAGCCCCATGACCTGGACAGCCTCCTGCACCTTGGCCCTGGTACCAGCCCGCTGGCCTCTTTCCGCTGCCACTGCTACCGCGGCTGGGCTGGCAAGAGCTGTGCCCAGCGGgtccagcccagctctgctacTTTCTGCCTGGCACCCACCCACACTCACGATGTCTACGGGCACAACGACCTCCCACCCCCTGACACCTGCCTGCCGCAGGGCACGTGGGGCTAG
- the NAA80 gene encoding N-alpha-acetyltransferase 80 isoform X2 codes for MGSVSEELSLVPLHQKPELLEACAELLGEEWGKSRASRLHTLQRSSDSFPACLLLLRSQGPAEASAAREGPCQLVGHIRLSRVAGRPRDLFVESVVVARALRGQGYGRQLMEATERWARDRGFSCLHLTTHDKQHFYAHLGFVLGKPVQSVAFLSPAIPAEVLQLFSASAGAATTTITRPRVPSAPPPLLPPSAAPPPPPPPPTVVWARGVLAKSSQESLLETPHRDAKGLPIFWMKKDI; via the coding sequence ATGGGTTCTGTGTCAGAGGAGCTCAGCCTGGTCCCCCTGCACCAGAAGCCGGAGCTGCTGGAGGCCTGCGCCGAGCTGCTGGGCGAGGAGTGGGGGAAGAGCCGGGCATCGCGGCTCCACACGCTCCAGCGCTCCTCGgattccttccctgcctgcctgctgctgctgcggagCCAGGGCCCTGCTGAGGCCTCTGCTGCCCGGGAGGGTCCCTGCCAGCTCGTGGGCCACATCCGGCTCTCCCGCGTGGCCGGCCGTCCCCGCGACCTCTTTGTGGAGAGCGTGGTGGTGGCCCGGGCACTGCGGGGCCAGGGCTATGGGCGGCAGCTGATGGAGGCCACTGAGCGGTGGGCTCGGGATCGGGGCTTCAGCTGTCTGCACCTCACCACCCACGACAAGCAACATTTCTATGCCCACCTGGGCTTTGTCCTGGGCAAGCCAGTGCAGAGCGTTGCCTTCCTGAGCCCCGCCATACCTGCTGAGGTGCTGCAGCTCTTCTCAGCTTCTGCTGGTGCTGCCACCACTACCATCACCAGGCCAAGGGTGCCctctgcccccccacccctcctcccaccctctgccgctccccccccacccccaccccccccgacCGTGGTCTGGGCAAGGGGAGTCCTGGCCAAGAGCAGCCAGGAGAGCCTCCTGGAGACCCCCCACCGTGATGCCAAAGGGCTGCCCATCTTCTGGATGAAGAAGGACATCTGA
- the LSMEM2 gene encoding leucine-rich single-pass membrane protein 2: MPREAGEDSMGRAEGAMPAEPGDPDGSEPGAISLRPVESISDLHWASGGQKAAEGNGPGHSSSQHQPPLHPVPPGPMVLLPTLRSVPAASPCPCLSPGHPLLLALLGLLALASLVLATLAIYLSVLQSQSVQALAQWLENQEDAVHQLRGASRQLWARLNASTESGRHH, from the exons atgcccagggaggctggagaag ACAGCATGGGAAGGGCTGAGGGTGCCatgccagcagagcctggagacCCCGACGGCAGCGAGCCCGGAGCCATCAGCCTGCGCCCTGTGGAGTCCATCAGCGACCTGCACTGGGCCTCTGGTGGGCAGAAGGCCGCTGAGG GCAACGGCCCGGGTCACTccagcagccagcaccagccccCACTTCACCCCGTGCCCCCTGGCCCCATGGTGCTCTTACCCACCCTGCGCTCcgtgcctgctgccagcccctgcccctgcctcagCCCTGGCCATCCCCTGCTCCTGGCCCTACTGgggctcctggcactggcaagCCTGGTCCTGGCCACGCTGGCCATCTACCTGAGTG TCCTGCAGAGCCAGTCGGTGCAGGCACTGGCCCAGTGGCTGGAGAACCAGGAGGACGCCGTGCACCAGCTGCGGGGAGCCAGCAGGCAGCTCTGGGCTCGCCTCAATGCCAGCACTGAGTCCGGCAGGCACCACTGA